The Comamonas testosteroni genome contains the following window.
AATGCTTTCTTAAGAAAATACGGCTGCCCCAAAACTAACACAGCCATGCGGGGAAAAAGGTTTTTTCTGGCTGGGACTGACCTGCTTTTGGGCTCACGAGGCCTGTTTGCGGTGTCAAAAACAACAAAGGACGGAGATGCGCTATAGCGGTGTCTTGACGCAATGGAATGACGAGCGTGGCTTTGGCTGGATAGAGACCGATAGCGGTGGTGAGCGTCTGTTTGTCCATATCAGTGCTTTTGAGCCGCGTCCGCCCGCAGAGCAGCGTCCTCAGCCTGGCCTGCGCCTGGAGTTTGCCGTCGGCATGGAGCAAGGCAAGAAGCGCGCGCTTCAGGTTGCGTGGCGCGCCACCGGTCAAATCCGTCAGCCGGCAGCGAAAGTATCCAGATTGGTGCGGCACAACAGCTCGCCTGCAGGGCGTTTGCAGTCCTCGCGTACGGCTCCTCAGGGCTGGCATGCCTCCAGTGGCTTCAGTTATGGTGCATTGCTGGTCTGGTTGCTGATGATGCTGGCCGCCGCCGTGATTTGGGGCGTGCCACGCATCCTCTGGCTGGTCTATGCAGGTCTTAGCATGCTGACCTTCATGGCCTACTGGCAGGACAAATGGGCCGCCCAGAAGGGGCATTGGCGCACGCCGGAAAAAACGCTGCAGACCATGGCTCTGGCCGGTGGCTGGCCCGGTGCCTTGCTGGCTCAGCAATGGCTGCGTCACAAAAGCAGCAAGACGAGCTTTCAGCTGCAGTTCTGGCTCATGGTTCTGATCAATGTGGCGACTGTGCTCTGGCTGTGCTCGCCCTATGGGCGGCATGTGCTGGCTTAGGGTGTTGGTGCCTTCAGCCGTTTTCCGGAAGACGCATGCAGCTTGACGCCTGATTAGCTGCTGTGGCCTGGCAGATGTCGCTCGACCACGGGCGAGTCTGGCAGGTTTCGTTCCGCGCTGGGGGCTGATTTGCGCGGGAAGTGGGTCTGCAACTGCCGACTGACGCGCTCCAGTGCCGATACCAGGCCCACGCTGAAATGCCCGCCCTGGAAGGCGGACTGCATATCGCTGATCAGCGTTTGCCATTGCTCGGCGCTCATGGTGCGGTCCAGGGCGCGGTCGGCCACGATTTCTATGGCGTGATCGGCCAGCAGCAGGTAGATGAGGGCGCCGTTGTTGTGCTCAGTGTCCCAGACACGGAGCTTTGCGAACTGCGAGAGCGCACGCTGGCGGGCCGTGGCATCGCGCCAGATATAGCTCCAGGGTAGGCCGGCCTCCACGCAGATGCGGACCTGGCCGGTGTGGCCCAGTTCACTTTGGGCGATCAGCAGTTCCAGCTCCTTGAGCGTGGCAGGAGGCAAGGCCTTGCGCAGATGCTGTTCGGCCCAGCGGTGTCGCACCAGGCGTGCCAAGCGTTGGAAGATATTGCTCATTTCACCAATCCCCCGAGGCGCCACCGCCACCAAAGCTGCCGCCGCCCCCCGAGCTGAAGCCACCGCCCCCGCCGCTGCTCCAGCCGCCGCCCCCGCCCCCACCCCCGCCGGTGCCGATGTACGGTCCGCCCCCGCCACGCGAAAGGTTTGAGAGCAGGGTGAAGATCAGGCCCACAAAGCCAGCCACGCCTGCGATCAACAGGCTGGCGGTGATCACATAAGCGGCCACCCCGGCAACGCCGCCAATGAGCAGCGAACCCAGCACGCGGCCAAAAATGGCGCGTGCGACGGCAATCCCGATCGGAAAACCGAAGAACAGCAGAGGAAGCAGAAAGTCCAGCTGGTCGGCCCAGGACTTGCCGGACTTGCGCGGTTGGGACTGCGGTGCGGGCAGTTTCTCGCCATGAATCAGCAGGCTCATCTGCTCGATGGCGGCAGACAGTCCACCCGCATAGTCGTCGGCGCGAAAGCGCGGCTTCATGGCACTGTCGATGATGCGTGCAGCCTGGATGTCGGGAATGGCGCCTTCCAGCTTGCGCGCCACTTCGATGCGCATGCGCCTGTCGTTTTTGGCCACGACGATGAGAGAGCCGTCGCCTATGTCCTTGCGTCCCAGCCTCCAGCTGCTGGCCACACGCCAGGAATAGGCTGCGATGTCTTCCGGGGCCGTTGTGGCAACCATGAGCACGGCGACCTGGGCGCCGGTCTCATCCTCCAGCTTCTTGAGCTGCTCGCTCAGCGATTGCAGATCGCCGGGGCTCAGCGTGCCGGTCTGGTCGATGATGCGCGCAGTGAGCTCGGGAACAGGCTGAAGTTGCGTGCCTGCAGCACCTTGTGCCCAGACTGGCAGCGCCGCAAGCAGTGCCAGCCATGCAAAAACAATAGCTGCAAGCGCTTTATGTATAAGAGCTTGATGCATGTGGTGCATGGTTTTTGAAGCGGAAGCCTGCAATTACTTGCTGCCAGCAGGCGCTGCGGGTGTGGAAAAGTCAACGGCTGGTGGCTGTGAGATCTGGGCTTCGTTCTGGACCGTGAAGGTCGGCTTGACCTTGTAGCTGAATACCTTGGCCGTGATATTGGTGGGGAAGCTGCGCGCCAGCACGTTGTAGGCTTGTACGGTGCCTATGTATTCGTTGCGCGCCACGGTGATGCGATTTTCTGTGCCTTCCAGCGTTACGCGCAGATCGCGGAACGCCTGGTTGGCCTTGAGTTCGGGGTATTTTTCCGCCACCACCATCAGGCGTGAGAGCGCGCTGGAAATCTCGCCCTGAGCCTGCTGGAACTTGTTGAAGGCTTCGGGGTTGTTGATCAGCTCGGGCGTGGCCTGAATCGAGGTGGCCTTGGCGCGTGCTTCGATCACCTTGGTCAGGGTCTCTTGCTCGAAGTTGGCTTCGCCCTTGACCGTGGCGACAATGTTCGGGATCAGGTCCGAGCGGCGCTGGTACTGATTCAGCACCTCGCTCCAGGCGGCCTTGGATTTTTCATCCAGGCGCTGAAAGTCGTTATAGCCGCAGCCCGTGAGGGAGAGCATGGAGGCCGCGGTTGCGATTGCCAGAAGCCAGCGTTTCATGGGTGTTTCCATTCACGAGATTGAGACGGAAACAATAGCATAAGGGCTTGGTCGGTTCGTGTGTGTGCAAGGCCTGTCACCCTGCCCGCTGCCCGGCGGCGCTAGCATTGCAATCATGTCCACTGTTTCTGCACTCGATGCCCTGCGTGGCGCACAGCGTCCCGGCCCGAAAACTGCGACCTTGCCGCGCCTGTTGCTGGCCGGGGCCACGGGGCCGCTGGGTAACGAGGTGCTCAGCCGCGTGGTAGGTGCGCAGAACTATGGGCTGGTCCAGGTGCTGGCACGCGAGCCCTATGTCCAGGGCCTGCGTGGCATGGAGTTGCTGACGCAGCTGCACGGCGATGTGCAGCAATGGCCTGTGCAGAGTGCCGATGTGGGCCTCATCATGTTTGAGCCTCCGCGTCCCTATTACCAGCGCGAGCGCGCCTTGTGGACGCCCCGGCCCGATCAGCTGCCGGCGGTGGCGCAGTGGATGCAGCGCTGTGGCGTGCATACGCTTGCCGTGGTGTTGCCCCACGATACGGGCAGCCTGCCCCAGGCTTTGAAGCAGGGACTGGCCAATCTCAATGAGCAAGGCGTAGCTGCGCTGGGCTTCGAGCGCCTGATTTTTGTGCGCTCGGCCAGAGAGGCCCGGAAAATCAATACCGACCATTGGCTGCAGCGTACGGCAAAGACCATGCTTTCGGTGCTCAGCTATATGCTGCCGCAGACGGAGCGACCGGTGCGGGCCATGCATGTGGCCCGTCTGGTGGAGGCGGCCTTGCTCAAGGCGCCGCCGGGAATTCATGTGGCTCCGCCTGAACTGGTCTGGCGTGCGGCGCAAAAAGACGCCCTGCAGTCAGAGCTGCGCAACTGGCTGGGTTCCCCATGAATTTCGAACAATTTCGTGCACCTTGGTGGCAGCCCGGAGGTCATGTCCAGACCATTTGGGCTGCACTCTGTGCGAAGGGCGGAGAGTCTCCGAGGTGGCGGCGCGAGCGCTGGGATACGCCCGATGGCGATTTCATCGATATCGATTTTTCAAGCCATCTGGCCAGTGCAAGCGCTCCCACACTGGTGCTGTTCCATGGCCTGGAAGGCTCTTCCTCCAGCCACTACGCCAAAGCCCTGGCACAGGTCTGCGCGCAGCGCGGCTGGCATCTGGCCGTGCCGCATTTTCGCGGCTGCAGCGGTGAGCCCAATCGCTTGCTGCGTGCTTATCACTCTGGCGACTCGGACGAGGTGGACTGGATTTTGCGCAGGCTGCAGCAGAGCACGAGCGGCGAGTTGCTGGCAATGGGTGTATCGTTGGGCGGCAACGCCCTTGCGCGCTGGGCCGGGCTGCAGCAGCGGGCGGCTGCAGAACTCGTCAAGGGCGCGGCAGTGATCTGTGCGCCGCTGGACCTGGTGGCCGGAGGCGTCAATCTGGGCCAGGGGCTCAATCGCTGGATTTACACCCCCATTTTCATGCGTACCCTGGTGCCCAAGGCCCTTGCCAAATGGCAGCAGTCGCCGGACTTGTTCGACAGGGAGCGGCTGCAGCGCGCGCGCACCCTGCATGACTTTGACGATGTGTTCACGGCCCCGGTCCATGGCTTCAGGGATGCCGATGATTACTGGAGCCGGGCCTCGGCCAAGCCCCTGCTCAAGCAAGTGGCCGTGCCCTTGTTGCTGCTCAATGCGCGCAACGATCCGTTTGTGCCGGCGCACAGCCTGCCCAGGCCCGATGAGGTCAGTGCCTCCGTGCAGCTATGGCAGCCGCCCCACGGTGGACATGTGGGCTTTGCCAGCGGTGCATGGCCTGCCCATGTGCAGGCCATGCCGCTGGCCGTGACCGAATGGCTGGAGCAGTGGCTCTGAGCGTTCGCAGAATAATCAGGAGA
Protein-coding sequences here:
- a CDS encoding YheT family hydrolase, which gives rise to MNFEQFRAPWWQPGGHVQTIWAALCAKGGESPRWRRERWDTPDGDFIDIDFSSHLASASAPTLVLFHGLEGSSSSHYAKALAQVCAQRGWHLAVPHFRGCSGEPNRLLRAYHSGDSDEVDWILRRLQQSTSGELLAMGVSLGGNALARWAGLQQRAAAELVKGAAVICAPLDLVAGGVNLGQGLNRWIYTPIFMRTLVPKALAKWQQSPDLFDRERLQRARTLHDFDDVFTAPVHGFRDADDYWSRASAKPLLKQVAVPLLLLNARNDPFVPAHSLPRPDEVSASVQLWQPPHGGHVGFASGAWPAHVQAMPLAVTEWLEQWL
- a CDS encoding TPM domain-containing protein, with product MSNIFQRLARLVRHRWAEQHLRKALPPATLKELELLIAQSELGHTGQVRICVEAGLPWSYIWRDATARQRALSQFAKLRVWDTEHNNGALIYLLLADHAIEIVADRALDRTMSAEQWQTLISDMQSAFQGGHFSVGLVSALERVSRQLQTHFPRKSAPSAERNLPDSPVVERHLPGHSS
- a CDS encoding DUF1294 domain-containing protein encodes the protein MTQWNDERGFGWIETDSGGERLFVHISAFEPRPPAEQRPQPGLRLEFAVGMEQGKKRALQVAWRATGQIRQPAAKVSRLVRHNSSPAGRLQSSRTAPQGWHASSGFSYGALLVWLLMMLAAAVIWGVPRILWLVYAGLSMLTFMAYWQDKWAAQKGHWRTPEKTLQTMALAGGWPGALLAQQWLRHKSSKTSFQLQFWLMVLINVATVLWLCSPYGRHVLA
- a CDS encoding LemA family protein, with the protein product MKRWLLAIATAASMLSLTGCGYNDFQRLDEKSKAAWSEVLNQYQRRSDLIPNIVATVKGEANFEQETLTKVIEARAKATSIQATPELINNPEAFNKFQQAQGEISSALSRLMVVAEKYPELKANQAFRDLRVTLEGTENRITVARNEYIGTVQAYNVLARSFPTNITAKVFSYKVKPTFTVQNEAQISQPPAVDFSTPAAPAGSK
- a CDS encoding TPM domain-containing protein, with protein sequence MHQALIHKALAAIVFAWLALLAALPVWAQGAAGTQLQPVPELTARIIDQTGTLSPGDLQSLSEQLKKLEDETGAQVAVLMVATTAPEDIAAYSWRVASSWRLGRKDIGDGSLIVVAKNDRRMRIEVARKLEGAIPDIQAARIIDSAMKPRFRADDYAGGLSAAIEQMSLLIHGEKLPAPQSQPRKSGKSWADQLDFLLPLLFFGFPIGIAVARAIFGRVLGSLLIGGVAGVAAYVITASLLIAGVAGFVGLIFTLLSNLSRGGGGPYIGTGGGGGGGGGWSSGGGGGFSSGGGGSFGGGGASGDW